The following are from one region of the Desmospora profundinema genome:
- the minD gene encoding septum site-determining protein MinD — protein sequence MEHKSVAITVTSGKGGVGKSTTVASVGLALAQLGRQVCVMDTDIGLRKLDLMLGLENRIVYDLIDVIEGTSKLRQSLVRHKEYPTLALLPAAQTRYKEEVSPAQVKQLVDELRPEFEFILIDSPAGIEGGFRNAIAPADRAILVVNPEIPSVRDSDRVIGLLESADLEQIDLIVNRVQPGMVKDGDMLSVERVQNHLAINLLGIVPEDRRIIRSSNTGEPVVLDEKSLAGRAFNNIARRINGEEVPYLDLEETSLINRIKRIFHIA from the coding sequence ATGGAGCACAAATCCGTGGCGATTACGGTGACAAGCGGAAAAGGCGGCGTCGGAAAGTCGACAACCGTCGCCTCGGTTGGCCTCGCCTTGGCTCAGCTGGGGCGTCAGGTATGTGTGATGGACACCGATATCGGCTTGCGCAAATTGGATTTGATGTTGGGTCTGGAAAATCGGATTGTGTATGACCTGATAGATGTGATTGAGGGAACCAGTAAGCTTCGCCAATCCTTGGTACGTCACAAGGAATATCCCACTCTGGCTTTGCTTCCTGCTGCTCAGACCAGGTACAAGGAAGAAGTGAGCCCTGCTCAGGTTAAGCAGTTGGTGGATGAACTGCGCCCGGAGTTTGAATTTATTCTGATCGACTCCCCGGCCGGCATTGAAGGCGGCTTTCGCAACGCGATCGCACCGGCAGATCGTGCTATTCTGGTTGTTAATCCCGAGATTCCATCGGTGCGGGATTCGGATCGGGTGATCGGCTTATTGGAGTCTGCTGATCTGGAACAGATTGATCTGATCGTCAACCGGGTGCAGCCGGGTATGGTAAAAGACGGCGATATGCTCAGTGTGGAACGGGTCCAAAACCATCTGGCCATTAATTTGTTGGGAATTGTACCGGAAGATAGACGGATCATCCGTTCTTCCAACACGGGGGAACCGGTGGTATTGGACGAAAAATCACTGGCCGGCCGCGCTTTCAACAATATTGCCCGCCGGATTAACGGTGAAGAAGTCCCTTATCTGGACTTAGAGGAAACGAGCCTCATCAATCGGATCAAACGAATCTTTCATATCGCCTGA
- a CDS encoding YkvA family protein, with protein MTSSAMENQVRERLKPLANQAVTPLGRKRILDGFNRKVKRVGGIGQVVEKLKVLYYYFRDPETSRWKKALAGAALLYFIMPIDVIPDYLPVVGYVDDGAAVVIVWRVLSKELERFTTRYASLPDK; from the coding sequence ATGACGTCTTCGGCTATGGAAAATCAGGTAAGGGAAAGGTTGAAACCGCTGGCGAATCAAGCGGTCACTCCCTTGGGAAGGAAGCGCATTCTGGATGGTTTCAACCGTAAAGTAAAGCGGGTCGGCGGGATTGGGCAAGTAGTGGAGAAGTTGAAAGTGTTGTATTATTATTTCCGGGATCCGGAAACCAGTCGGTGGAAAAAAGCGTTGGCTGGAGCGGCTCTGCTATATTTTATTATGCCGATCGATGTCATTCCCGATTATTTGCCGGTTGTAGGGTATGTGGATGATGGAGCGGCGGTGGTTATCGTTTGGCGAGTTTTGTCTAAAGAGTTGGAACGGTTTACAACCCGTTACGCTTCTCTGCCCGATAAATGA
- a CDS encoding MFS transporter encodes MYILMVSQFLVMGAMTMIIPFLPLYLKEMGVTDPAQAQIWSGVIFGINFLSAFVMAPVWGSLADKVGRKIMVLRSGVGMAIVIFLTGLATSPVQLLLLRLLNGTVSGFIPASISLTATNTPKEKAGYALGMLQSGAVAGSILGPFIGGAMAEIVGFRMIFFLTSVIIGLATLVVLLMVKEEVKPDPSQKRGGFFAEGSFILHQRPLLFLFSVGFLLQFAMLAPMPQMPLFVDQLGAPGGYVAFFAGLVTAVTGLANMLSSPQLGKWGDRFGSERVLFFAMIGAAIFSIPHAWVQSVWQLLILRFLLGLCVGGLLPSLNALIRKNAPVGKESTAYGYSTSAVFLGNMLGPVTGGFLSGIIGIRGLFLLTGAMLLIGAWWLKGSQSRVSSPKRSPVSQKVSSAR; translated from the coding sequence TTGTACATTTTGATGGTATCACAGTTTTTGGTCATGGGGGCCATGACCATGATTATCCCCTTTTTACCCTTGTATCTCAAGGAGATGGGGGTGACAGATCCGGCACAGGCTCAAATATGGTCCGGTGTAATTTTTGGAATCAACTTTTTGTCCGCATTTGTGATGGCTCCTGTTTGGGGGAGTCTGGCTGACAAGGTGGGGCGCAAGATCATGGTGTTGCGTTCGGGAGTCGGCATGGCCATCGTGATATTCCTGACGGGATTGGCGACAAGCCCGGTTCAGTTGTTGCTGTTGCGATTGTTAAACGGAACGGTGTCCGGATTCATTCCCGCCTCCATCTCTCTCACCGCAACCAACACGCCCAAGGAGAAGGCGGGTTATGCGCTTGGCATGCTGCAATCCGGTGCAGTGGCAGGGAGCATCCTGGGCCCCTTCATCGGTGGAGCAATGGCTGAAATTGTTGGGTTCCGCATGATTTTTTTCTTGACCAGTGTGATTATCGGTTTGGCAACACTGGTCGTCTTACTGATGGTGAAAGAAGAGGTGAAGCCGGATCCGTCACAGAAAAGAGGAGGGTTTTTTGCGGAAGGATCCTTTATTTTGCATCAGAGACCGCTTCTGTTCCTTTTTTCCGTCGGCTTTCTGTTGCAGTTTGCGATGTTGGCCCCTATGCCCCAAATGCCTCTGTTTGTGGATCAGTTGGGTGCTCCCGGCGGATATGTGGCTTTTTTTGCAGGACTGGTTACGGCCGTCACCGGTTTAGCCAATATGCTGTCTTCTCCGCAACTGGGTAAGTGGGGGGATCGGTTCGGGTCGGAGCGGGTTCTGTTTTTTGCCATGATCGGAGCGGCCATCTTCTCTATCCCCCATGCGTGGGTGCAATCGGTTTGGCAGTTGCTGATTTTGCGCTTCTTATTAGGGCTGTGCGTCGGGGGACTGCTTCCTTCCTTGAACGCCCTTATCCGTAAAAATGCTCCTGTCGGTAAAGAGAGCACGGCATATGGGTACAGCACCAGTGCCGTCTTTCTCGGCAATATGTTGGGACCCGTCACCGGCGGCTTTCTTTCCGGCATCATCGGGATTCGGGGGCTGTTTCTACTGACGGGTGCCATGCTGCTCATCGGAGCCTGGTGGCTGAAGGGAAGTCAATCCAGGGTTTCTTCCCCCAAGCGATCCCCTGTTTCTCAAAAAGTCTCGTCTGCCCGATAA
- a CDS encoding YlbG family protein, which produces MSSEIAERLGLAVWVKDLKAARSLGRIGNIHYVSKRLKYVFMYIDGRKADQMIRRIERMHFVSRVERSLRRELATEFNQPSP; this is translated from the coding sequence ATGTCTAGCGAGATCGCGGAACGGCTCGGGTTGGCTGTTTGGGTGAAAGATCTCAAGGCGGCGCGTTCATTGGGACGCATAGGCAACATCCATTATGTTTCCAAACGGTTGAAATATGTCTTTATGTATATTGACGGACGAAAAGCGGATCAGATGATCCGACGAATCGAGCGTATGCATTTTGTCTCACGTGTGGAACGTTCACTGCGTCGGGAGCTGGCGACGGAGTTCAACCAACCATCCCCATAG
- a CDS encoding YlbF family regulator, with protein sequence MNTLDMSEILLEAYQLADHINECKEVKQYLELKQRIEKDDEAQRLIAGFRRKKDRFEEAQRFGHFHPDYHAAKKEAEAFLKEMEKHPLIGRYLEAEEQVDRLLSEVSRTLAQAVSDSIKVPINDPRELRQANLNRRKGCG encoded by the coding sequence ATGAACACGTTGGATATGTCAGAGATTCTATTGGAGGCCTATCAGCTGGCCGATCATATAAATGAATGCAAAGAAGTGAAGCAATACTTGGAACTGAAACAACGGATCGAGAAAGATGATGAAGCGCAACGCTTGATTGCAGGCTTCAGACGTAAAAAAGATCGGTTTGAAGAGGCGCAGCGGTTCGGCCATTTTCACCCCGACTATCATGCCGCTAAAAAAGAAGCGGAAGCGTTTTTAAAGGAGATGGAGAAACACCCCTTGATCGGTCGGTACCTGGAAGCGGAAGAGCAGGTGGACCGTTTGCTGTCAGAAGTGAGCCGGACACTTGCCCAGGCGGTATCCGATTCGATCAAGGTGCCGATCAACGATCCCCGTGAATTGCGTCAAGCCAATCTCAACCGGCGAAAAGGCTGTGGTTAA
- a CDS encoding DNA repair helicase XPB → MQFQPDAPLIVEGMGRVLLEEDHLRAEEVRMGLAAFAHQVKTPEGMHTFRLTPLSLWNAAASGWTAGKIVSFLRENSQWGVPRSLEEEIEETMERYGLFRLETHPSGSLLLICEDPERIRWVADHHIVGERLVWVDQHRLRVDPVDRGWIKEEMMRLGYPVADGAGYEEGEPLTIRLRDRLADGEPFRLRDYQKQAVEVFNRHESGVLVLPCGAGKTVIGLAALAQVGRATLILTPNATSVQQWIREITEKTDLSPDDVGEYTAKRKNVRPITVATYQILTHRDGQDGTFTHLDLFDRRDWGFIIYDEVHLLPAPVFRATAELQARRRLGLTATLVREDGREGDVFTLIGPKRFEMPWKWMEQHGWIAKAECVEVRVSMGDHRYQAYREAKRQHRYRIAAENPNKLDVLEHLVSLHGGKQVLVIGQYLSQLQLIAERLRAPLITGSTPQGERESLYRAFREGEIGVLVVSKVANFAVDLPDTKAAIQVSGTFGSRQEEAQRLGRILRPKEGENRASFYNIVTRNTVDQEYAWNRRRFLVEQGYRYRWVDAEQWN, encoded by the coding sequence GTGCAGTTTCAACCGGATGCTCCTCTTATTGTGGAAGGGATGGGTCGTGTCCTGTTGGAAGAGGATCATCTTCGTGCAGAAGAGGTTCGAATGGGGTTGGCTGCGTTTGCTCACCAAGTGAAAACACCAGAAGGGATGCACACCTTCCGCCTGACTCCGTTATCGTTATGGAATGCGGCAGCTTCGGGCTGGACCGCGGGCAAGATTGTATCCTTTCTGCGTGAGAACAGCCAATGGGGGGTGCCCCGCTCCCTGGAAGAAGAGATTGAAGAAACCATGGAACGGTATGGGTTATTTCGCCTGGAGACCCATCCCTCCGGTTCCCTTTTATTGATATGTGAGGATCCGGAGCGCATTCGTTGGGTGGCCGATCATCATATCGTCGGGGAGCGTTTGGTTTGGGTGGATCAACACCGGCTTCGAGTCGATCCCGTCGATCGGGGATGGATCAAAGAGGAGATGATGCGTCTAGGATATCCGGTGGCAGATGGTGCCGGATACGAGGAAGGGGAGCCCCTCACGATCCGTTTACGGGATCGGTTGGCGGATGGCGAGCCGTTTCGGTTGCGCGATTATCAGAAACAGGCGGTAGAGGTTTTCAATCGACACGAATCCGGTGTATTGGTTCTGCCCTGCGGAGCAGGAAAAACGGTGATTGGATTGGCGGCCCTTGCTCAGGTGGGACGGGCCACCCTGATCCTGACCCCCAATGCGACATCGGTACAGCAGTGGATAAGGGAAATAACGGAGAAGACGGATCTTTCCCCAGATGACGTGGGGGAATACACGGCAAAACGAAAAAATGTACGTCCGATCACCGTGGCCACCTACCAAATCTTAACCCATCGTGACGGCCAGGACGGCACCTTTACTCATTTGGATCTGTTTGATCGGAGGGATTGGGGATTCATCATTTATGATGAAGTTCACCTGTTGCCGGCACCGGTTTTTCGTGCCACTGCCGAACTGCAAGCCCGTCGTCGCCTCGGTTTAACCGCAACATTGGTACGGGAGGATGGACGGGAAGGGGATGTCTTCACTCTGATCGGTCCCAAGCGGTTTGAGATGCCATGGAAATGGATGGAACAGCACGGGTGGATCGCCAAGGCGGAATGTGTCGAAGTCCGTGTTTCCATGGGTGATCATCGCTATCAAGCATACCGGGAGGCCAAACGGCAGCACCGGTATCGAATTGCCGCCGAAAATCCGAATAAATTGGATGTACTGGAGCATTTGGTATCCCTTCATGGGGGAAAGCAAGTTCTGGTGATCGGCCAATATTTATCCCAATTGCAGCTGATTGCCGAACGGCTGCGAGCTCCACTGATAACAGGAAGCACTCCTCAGGGAGAGCGGGAGTCCTTGTACCGGGCTTTCCGTGAAGGGGAGATTGGTGTTTTGGTGGTCTCCAAGGTGGCCAATTTTGCTGTCGATCTGCCCGATACCAAGGCCGCAATCCAGGTTTCCGGAACGTTTGGTTCACGCCAAGAGGAGGCACAGCGGCTGGGGCGCATTCTGCGCCCCAAAGAGGGAGAGAATCGGGCTTCCTTTTACAACATTGTGACCCGAAACACGGTGGATCAGGAATATGCATGGAACCGGAGGCGATTTTTAGTGGAACAAGGATACCGGTATCGATGGGTGGATGCGGAACAGTGGAATTGA
- a CDS encoding protease complex subunit PrcB family protein — MILRQVKCMMIGVLFLWGVTGCGTPMSDGDGGESGAGGPDLEKDGPVAFQNEREGDLPEPVRAKKEEWEEKPPEKPVHAEVKHDDTLFVVIATPQKPTGGYTIRVNQVVQEDSRVNIHAEEVPPPEDSMVIQALTTPTAVISIQTKEEVDIRLNMKEVETDDDETDSTDEPSTSSLSIQSEQMEQLPSVVKEEVQSLRTRAQGGKTTVHHDGRQFVIIALGERRTGGYYVEVEEVTRQGDEVHVYAREVGPKSGMMVTQALTYPLEVVSFESEREKPVTIHLQRSDSTPNRPDR; from the coding sequence ATGATCCTGCGGCAGGTGAAATGCATGATGATAGGAGTTCTGTTTTTGTGGGGAGTAACCGGTTGCGGCACCCCGATGTCGGATGGCGACGGCGGAGAATCCGGTGCCGGCGGACCGGATTTGGAAAAGGATGGTCCTGTCGCTTTTCAAAACGAACGGGAAGGAGATCTTCCTGAGCCCGTCCGAGCGAAAAAGGAAGAATGGGAGGAAAAACCCCCGGAGAAACCCGTCCATGCTGAGGTGAAACACGATGACACCCTGTTTGTGGTCATCGCTACTCCCCAAAAACCGACGGGAGGCTATACGATTCGTGTCAACCAGGTCGTGCAAGAAGATAGCCGGGTGAACATCCACGCGGAGGAGGTGCCGCCACCGGAGGACAGCATGGTTATTCAAGCCCTCACCACACCCACGGCGGTAATCTCCATCCAGACAAAAGAGGAAGTGGATATCCGGTTGAACATGAAAGAAGTGGAGACAGATGACGACGAGACCGACTCCACGGATGAGCCGAGTACCTCCTCCTTATCCATTCAATCGGAACAGATGGAGCAACTCCCCTCTGTAGTCAAGGAGGAGGTACAATCGCTCCGCACCCGTGCCCAAGGCGGGAAAACGACGGTGCATCATGATGGACGGCAATTTGTCATTATCGCTTTGGGAGAACGACGTACCGGCGGATATTATGTGGAAGTGGAGGAAGTCACCCGGCAGGGGGATGAAGTGCATGTGTACGCCCGAGAAGTGGGTCCGAAATCGGGTATGATGGTGACACAAGCCCTTACATACCCCTTGGAAGTGGTATCGTTTGAATCGGAACGGGAAAAACCGGTCACCATCCATCTACAGCGTTCCGATTCCACCCCCAACCGTCCCGATCGCTAA
- the mgtE gene encoding magnesium transporter, translating into MSVQERRHEIDLDQIKLALQKRERKFLRPLIDELQPYDVGQIFFQLEGVYRSHFLGMLYAEEIAELLEEMDAEDQQEILTNLSAEKTSRVLNRMSSDDAADLFGEMEESNVQTLLKSMERDEADKVRALLHYPEDTAGGKMTLEYVSVYDTYTVEEVIQYLRREAPTAETVYYVYVIDADDRLVGVVSLRELLIAQPHTPITDIMYERIISVPVEMDQEEVARIMERYDFLAIPVVDDEKRLLGIITVDDVIDVLIEEAQEDIAKLSAVGQTEMDVITHPFASARRRIPWLLLLLLIGMLTASILSTFEETIDKVAALAFFMPMIAGMTGNTGTQSLALVIRGLANGQLTRDRYWQIMRQEGVVGVIIGFVCSLLIIGIVTLFLGNLYLGLVVGGSMLLTLIIGTLAGTLIPLILHLLKVDPTVASGPLITTLNDVFSLLVYFGFATLFLQYLL; encoded by the coding sequence TTGTCCGTTCAAGAACGGAGACATGAAATCGATTTGGATCAGATCAAACTGGCACTGCAAAAACGGGAACGTAAGTTTCTGCGCCCGCTGATCGATGAACTGCAGCCCTATGATGTGGGGCAAATCTTTTTCCAGCTGGAAGGCGTATACCGCTCTCATTTTCTCGGCATGTTGTACGCCGAAGAAATCGCAGAACTGCTGGAAGAGATGGATGCCGAAGATCAACAAGAAATCCTCACCAACCTCAGTGCCGAAAAAACATCCCGCGTGTTGAATCGTATGTCTTCGGATGATGCTGCCGATTTATTCGGGGAGATGGAAGAGAGCAACGTTCAAACCCTGCTTAAATCGATGGAACGGGACGAGGCGGACAAAGTGCGCGCCCTCCTCCATTATCCCGAAGACACCGCCGGCGGGAAAATGACGTTGGAATACGTCAGCGTCTACGATACCTACACGGTGGAAGAAGTAATCCAGTATCTGCGACGAGAAGCTCCCACGGCTGAAACCGTCTACTATGTCTATGTCATCGATGCCGATGACCGATTGGTGGGAGTCGTCTCTTTGCGTGAACTCCTCATTGCGCAGCCCCACACCCCAATCACGGACATTATGTATGAACGGATTATCTCCGTACCTGTGGAAATGGATCAGGAAGAAGTCGCCCGTATCATGGAACGATACGACTTCCTGGCCATCCCTGTCGTGGATGACGAAAAACGGCTCTTGGGAATTATCACTGTCGACGATGTGATCGATGTATTGATTGAGGAAGCCCAGGAGGATATCGCCAAATTGTCCGCCGTTGGACAGACGGAAATGGATGTCATTACCCACCCCTTCGCCTCGGCTCGGCGTCGCATCCCGTGGTTGTTGCTGCTGCTCTTGATCGGAATGTTAACGGCTTCCATCCTCAGCACCTTTGAGGAAACCATCGATAAAGTAGCCGCCTTGGCGTTCTTTATGCCTATGATCGCGGGAATGACCGGCAACACCGGTACGCAATCCCTCGCATTGGTGATCCGCGGGTTGGCCAATGGACAATTAACGCGGGATCGCTACTGGCAGATTATGCGTCAGGAAGGGGTGGTGGGGGTCATCATCGGGTTTGTCTGCAGCCTCCTGATCATTGGCATCGTCACCTTGTTCCTGGGTAATCTTTATCTGGGATTAGTGGTGGGCGGCTCCATGCTCCTTACACTGATTATCGGGACATTGGCAGGCACACTGATCCCTTTGATTCTTCACCTTCTGAAAGTGGACCCCACCGTTGCTTCCGGTCCGTTGATCACCACCTTGAACGATGTGTTCTCCCTGCTGGTCTACTTTGGCTTTGCAACATTATTCCTTCAATACTTACTTTAA
- a CDS encoding hemolysin family protein, with product MNSFVVIAWNLFLVIFLVFLNGFFVASEFAIVKARATRITKLKEEGNRKAKVADHVIRQMDSYLSATQLGITLASLGLGWIGEPAVAHLIVEPLLETLPFVVPGWLISTLSFAIAFGIITFLHIVLGEIVPKSLAIRRAEPTTLWTATPLDWFYKVFYPFIYVLNRAANQILRWVGVGEMAPEHQQAHTEEEIRMLVAQSHKSGIIDQTELSLFDNIFEFSDRMAREIMVPRVDMICLYTDDSFHENLETIKASRHTRFPLCHEDKDYIVGIIHIRHVYERMLDGKNPNLEELARPAVQVPETMEIMEVLRILQKKRQEVAIVVDEYGGTAGLVTTEDIIEEIFGEIQDEFDDERPFFQKNGRQTSIDARLLIEEVNDYFGTDIEDPDNDTIGGWVFSRLQEVPEVGDEVHYGGFLFTVEEIDQRSVTRLLVEKVDARE from the coding sequence TTGAACAGTTTTGTCGTGATCGCCTGGAATCTATTTTTAGTGATCTTCCTCGTGTTTTTAAACGGCTTTTTCGTTGCCTCGGAATTTGCCATCGTCAAAGCCCGCGCAACACGGATCACCAAACTGAAGGAAGAAGGCAACCGCAAGGCAAAAGTAGCCGATCACGTGATTAGACAGATGGACTCCTACCTGTCCGCCACCCAACTGGGCATTACATTGGCCTCCCTTGGACTCGGGTGGATCGGAGAGCCGGCTGTGGCACACTTGATTGTGGAACCGCTTTTGGAAACGCTCCCTTTCGTCGTGCCGGGATGGTTGATCTCTACGCTTTCCTTTGCCATCGCCTTTGGCATCATTACGTTCCTCCATATTGTGTTGGGGGAGATTGTCCCCAAATCCCTGGCGATTCGGCGGGCGGAACCCACCACTTTGTGGACAGCCACACCGTTGGATTGGTTTTACAAAGTCTTCTATCCATTCATCTATGTACTCAATCGTGCAGCCAACCAGATCCTGCGTTGGGTGGGCGTGGGCGAAATGGCCCCCGAACACCAACAAGCCCATACTGAAGAAGAGATCCGCATGCTGGTGGCGCAAAGCCATAAAAGCGGAATCATCGATCAGACCGAACTCTCCCTGTTTGACAACATCTTTGAGTTCTCCGACCGGATGGCCAGAGAAATCATGGTTCCCCGGGTCGATATGATCTGCCTATATACAGACGATTCATTTCATGAGAACCTGGAGACGATCAAGGCTTCCCGCCATACGCGTTTTCCACTGTGTCACGAAGATAAAGACTATATCGTGGGAATCATTCACATCCGCCACGTCTACGAACGGATGCTCGACGGGAAAAATCCCAACCTTGAGGAACTGGCCCGTCCCGCAGTCCAAGTGCCGGAAACGATGGAGATCATGGAAGTGCTGAGGATTCTCCAGAAAAAGAGGCAGGAAGTGGCGATTGTGGTGGATGAATACGGCGGCACTGCCGGTCTTGTCACAACGGAAGACATTATCGAGGAGATTTTCGGGGAAATTCAGGACGAGTTTGACGACGAACGGCCGTTCTTTCAAAAAAATGGGCGTCAAACATCCATTGACGCCCGTCTTTTGATCGAGGAAGTAAATGACTACTTTGGAACCGACATCGAAGACCCCGACAATGACACCATCGGCGGTTGGGTATTCTCCCGGCTTCAGGAGGTGCCCGAAGTGGGAGATGAAGTTCATTACGGCGGGTTTCTGTTCACCGTCGAGGAAATCGACCAGCGAAGTGTCACCCGCTTGCTGGTGGAGAAAGTGGATGCCCGCGAATGA
- a CDS encoding UDP-N-acetylmuramoyl-tripeptide--D-alanyl-D-alanine ligase, producing MFPIRLGRLASLVGGRLLRGNPQIPVKHAVFDDARYLREGTVLFLKPRLIQAQRWKLRTKKSAGVIIRRGSTNRIPPPHAVIAVPDVNQAIRTFVRWLRSKSKAVFIGVTGSTGKTTTKEMITSVLMQKYRTLKSYDNNNVAQALPSNLVRLSPFHQVVVLEMGMACLGNIRKHCMLTKPSIGVVTNVGEAHVGSLGNSLENVVQAKQELVDGLRPGGVLILNADDPGSKRLNTARFRGKILRFGVKNPATVRGKDIQFTRDGMSFRVKGVSYQIPIWGKHNVYNALAAIAVAEHLGIPAPFVQKGLRNFSVPSMRLQRIKGIGNRLLINDTYNANPTAMIAGLSVLKNVAGKSHSVAVLGDMHDLGKFSLQGHRRVGKRVAKLNPSALITVGPRSVQIAKEAAAAGYHGNIRSLPNNPEVVAAYIQGNVPAGAILYFKASRRMALEKVVNKLRSR from the coding sequence TTGTTTCCCATTCGATTGGGACGATTAGCCTCTTTGGTCGGCGGGCGGTTGTTGAGGGGAAATCCACAGATACCAGTCAAGCACGCCGTGTTCGACGATGCCCGCTATCTGCGGGAGGGGACGGTCCTATTTCTTAAACCGAGACTCATACAGGCTCAACGATGGAAACTTCGGACTAAAAAAAGCGCTGGGGTGATCATCCGGCGCGGGTCAACCAACCGTATTCCTCCTCCCCACGCTGTTATCGCAGTTCCAGACGTAAATCAGGCGATTCGGACTTTTGTCCGGTGGCTGCGCTCCAAGTCCAAGGCTGTTTTTATCGGGGTTACTGGGAGTACCGGCAAAACGACGACGAAAGAAATGATCACATCCGTTTTAATGCAAAAATATCGGACGTTGAAATCTTACGACAATAACAACGTAGCCCAAGCCCTTCCTTCAAATCTCGTACGGTTGAGTCCCTTTCACCAAGTAGTTGTGCTGGAAATGGGCATGGCCTGCTTGGGGAACATCCGTAAGCATTGTATGCTTACGAAACCCTCGATCGGTGTGGTAACCAATGTTGGTGAAGCTCACGTCGGTAGTCTAGGAAACTCTTTAGAAAATGTGGTTCAGGCCAAACAGGAGTTAGTGGACGGGCTCCGGCCCGGCGGGGTGCTGATCCTTAACGCCGACGACCCCGGCTCCAAACGGTTAAATACCGCTCGATTCCGAGGGAAGATCCTTCGCTTTGGGGTAAAGAATCCGGCGACGGTACGAGGAAAAGACATCCAGTTCACGCGAGACGGGATGTCCTTCCGAGTCAAGGGAGTCTCCTACCAGATCCCCATCTGGGGGAAACATAATGTCTATAATGCGCTGGCTGCCATCGCCGTAGCCGAACATCTCGGAATTCCCGCTCCCTTTGTCCAAAAAGGGCTGAGGAACTTTTCGGTTCCCTCTATGCGTCTGCAACGGATCAAGGGGATTGGAAACCGCTTGTTGATCAACGACACGTACAACGCCAATCCCACCGCGATGATTGCCGGATTGAGCGTGTTAAAAAATGTCGCCGGGAAATCCCACAGCGTTGCGGTGCTGGGGGATATGCATGACTTGGGCAAGTTCTCCCTGCAAGGCCACCGGCGGGTGGGAAAGAGAGTAGCCAAGTTAAATCCCTCCGCCCTCATCACTGTAGGACCCCGGTCAGTACAGATCGCCAAGGAGGCGGCTGCAGCAGGCTACCACGGCAACATTCGCTCCCTTCCCAACAACCCGGAGGTGGTGGCAGCTTATATTCAAGGAAATGTTCCTGCCGGAGCGATTCTCTACTTTAAGGCTTCACGAAGGATGGCACTAGAGAAAGTGGTGAACAAGCTTCGTTCCCGCTAA
- a CDS encoding sulfotransferase family protein produces the protein MAHIKPKAIIILGMHRSGTSTITRAINILGADIGNRSELLPPGKSNPKGFWEHLGILRVHQRILRSFSRGWASPSPMPPRWWEDTRIRPLTAELTNLVKRNFSKKPLWVFKDPRTCLLIPLWKNILKRCNMDPCYLIIVRNPLDVAASLKKRNNISLQRSLDLWSLYTLSALKETENAKRVIVRYDRFLNHWKTSLKKAAKELEIPWPKNHSKLRRSMNNFIEPGLQHNKSSFQKLKAKGIPPFVIDTYRLCLEGEKSPELLKSPRFSTRVKELYSQFLKSK, from the coding sequence ATGGCCCATATAAAACCGAAAGCGATCATCATACTGGGAATGCACCGGAGCGGAACCTCTACCATCACCCGGGCGATCAATATACTGGGAGCCGACATCGGAAATCGTTCGGAGCTGTTGCCGCCGGGAAAATCGAATCCGAAAGGGTTTTGGGAGCATCTCGGGATCCTTCGTGTCCATCAACGCATCCTGCGCAGCTTCTCCCGCGGGTGGGCATCCCCCTCCCCCATGCCCCCCAGGTGGTGGGAAGATACCCGTATACGCCCTTTGACCGCCGAGTTGACTAATCTTGTCAAACGAAATTTTTCGAAAAAACCGTTATGGGTTTTTAAAGATCCTCGAACGTGTTTGTTAATCCCCCTGTGGAAAAACATTTTAAAACGCTGCAACATGGATCCTTGTTACCTGATCATTGTAAGAAATCCGTTGGATGTGGCCGCATCGCTAAAGAAAAGAAACAATATTTCGTTGCAGCGGTCCCTTGATCTATGGAGTCTATATACCTTATCGGCACTGAAGGAGACGGAGAATGCAAAACGGGTGATTGTTCGGTATGATCGATTCTTAAACCATTGGAAAACAAGTCTCAAAAAAGCGGCAAAAGAGTTGGAGATCCCTTGGCCGAAAAATCATTCCAAACTCCGGCGTTCGATGAATAACTTTATCGAACCGGGTTTGCAGCATAATAAATCCAGTTTTCAAAAACTGAAGGCAAAAGGGATCCCGCCATTTGTCATCGATACGTATCGTCTTTGTCTTGAGGGAGAAAAATCGCCGGAGTTATTAAAAAGCCCTCGTTTTTCCACCCGGGTAAAAGAGTTGTATTCCCAATTTTTAAAGTCCAAGTGA